From Geotalea uraniireducens Rf4:
GTCAAACTGCCGGAACCGGTCAAAACACGTCTGGACCGTCTCGCCAAGGCCACACATCGGAGCAGGTCGTCTCTCGTTTCGGCCGCTGTCGAAGAGATGCTCTCCGTGGAAGAGTGGCAGATTCAGGGAATCAGGGAAGCTTTGCATGAGGCCGATTCCGGCAACCTGATTGCCCACGAAGAGATCAAACTTGAATGGGAGACACGGCGTGCACGTCAAGTGGACAAGTAAGGCACGTCGTGACTTGTACAGCGTCGATGGTTACATTTCACAGGACAACCCCACCGCTGCTGCAGAAACGGTTCTGAAAATCATTGCCGCCGTAGAATCGCTCTCCCAGCACGCGGAAATGGGGCGGCCCGGCAGAGTCCCCGACACTCGGGAACTGGTCATTCCCGGTCTCCCCTTTATAGTCCCCTATCGCATCAGCAGTTCCACAATCGTCATCCTTCGTGTCTACCACACATCCCGCAAGTGGCCAGATCAGCTTTAACCCCGAGATCTCGACAAACACTGGCTTTGCCGATTTCTTAGCCCTCTTTGAAAAAGGGGGGTGAAACCTGGGGAATCCCCACGCATGTGGGGAACACGCGCCCCGCCCGGCTGACCGGAGGCGTAAAGCCGCACCCCGGCCTCACCGATCCAGACGAGGAGGCACCCCACCCGGCTGGCCAGCACCACCGCATTGTGGGAGACCCGCGTCCCCGGCTCCAGCATGAGGCAGGCAACGCCGCCGACGGGGACATGGGTGCGGACCCCGGTCTTGTCCACCACAACGAATGCGCCGTCGAGCACATCAAGGTTCCCCTTCTCAACGAAGAGGACCGAGAGGCGGTCTTTGATGGGGATCGGTTTCAATGGGGGAAGAATGGGTTCGGTCATGGGGCGCTCCTTAAAATCGGAAAATATAAACGTAGGGGCGGGGTCTCCCCGCCCGGATTCTGATTCTCCGGGGTCTCCCCGCCCGGATTCTGATTCTCCGGCAAAAGCGGGCGGGGAAACCCCGCCCCTACGTCATCATTGGCAAACAGGGGGCGGGGTGATGACCCCGCTCGTAGGGGCAATCTCCGTGTGGTTGCCCCGATTCTGGTGTTATAACGGCGGGCACCCACACGGGGGTGCCCCTACGTTGGATATTCATCGTCTTCTGTCCATTTCGATGGATTGAAATGGATGTATTCCCGGATGCCGGCCAATTCCGCTTCGTCGCGGATGACGCGCTCGAAATAATTGCGTTGCCAGACCGGCACGCCCGGATTGTCGCGCATGAAGTTGATCTGCTTCGTCGTCTGGTATTTGAAAAAACCAACAATCTGCCCAAGCGTCGGTTTCCGTAGGGGCGGGGTCCTCCCGCCCTGATTCTCCGGGGTCCTCCCGCCCAGGTTCTCCGGGGTCCTCCCGCCCAGGTTCTCCGTGGTCTCCCCGCCCAGGTTCTGATTTTCCGGCGAAAGCGGGCGGGGAAACCCCGCCCCTACGTCATCATTGGCAAACACAGGGCGGGATGACCCCGCCCCAACATCGTCATTGGCAAAAACAGGGCGGGGGAACCCCGCCCCTACGATGCAAATGATGCCTTGGAAATGGTTGGGCATGACGAAGTATTCATCCAATGCCACATTCGGAAATTTCCCCGGCAATTTTACCCACCATTCCGCCACCATCCGCCCCGCATCGTTCAGGCGCATTTCACCATCCAGAATATCGCCGAACAAACATTCCCGCCCCTGCGCGCATATCGTGACGAAATACGCGCCGTTCGAGGAATAATCGTATTCCCGCAGACGGATGGAACGACGGTGGTGAATGTCAGGGTTATAGGTCATAAAATCACCGTAGGGGCGGCCCCATGTGGCCGCCCTCGTTTCGCGTAGCAGGCGGGCGCTTCAATACGGGAAGATCGCCGAGGCCATGCGCACCATGTTTCAATCCTCGCCCGCCATTGAAGGCGGGCGCTTCTCGTCCAGTTTACGTTCGTAGTCATGGTAGCCGAGGTTTCAATCCTCACCCGCCATTGAAGGCGGGCGCTTCCAGTAACCTGTTGCGCATCATGCTGTCTCCTTTCGTTTCAATCCTCACCCGCCATTGAAGGCGGGCGCTTCTGTCCCCATTTATTGGCGACAGATTACAGCAACTTACATCCCCGATTCTGCGAACCAGGGAATTTGGGGCCTGAGCAAGGCCAGAGGCTCATCACTCTCCTGAAAAATAGTTTAAAATCAACGAAATATCTATCCGCGAACCGCCCATGTTTTTGCCAGTGCATCAGGTTCGCGTCAGACAATCAACGGCTCCTCGAAAAATATCGTGCGACTCAAACCGTAGGTCTCCACATGATCATCCCTAGGTTCAGTAAGGCGGTAAAGCCGCAGATTATCCTCTTCTTTGACGATTTCTCTCAGAAGTTTCCGGCGCAGTTCCTCAAACTTCATCTCATTCACCTGGCACTCGAACACCGACTTCTGCACCCGTTGGCCGTAGTTCTTGCATACCTGTGCCACCCTGCGCAAACGTTTCCGCCCTTTTGGTGTTTCAGTGTTCACGTCATAACAGACGACTATCCACATGGTTACCCCCGATCAATCTGAAGAAATCCCCCTGAATCCCCCTTTCTCAAAGGGGGACTTTTTCTGTGCCCACCATTCCCAAAGGGGGACATTTTTATTCCCCCCTTTACGAAAGGGGGGTCAGGGGGGATTTCTGAGCCCTTCTTGAATTGCATCAATAATCCGCTGTATCACAGCATCCGTATCACGCAATATCTGATAATTGTCGAACCTCAGAACTCTTAACTCTTCTCCGACGAGAAACCTGTCCCGCTCCTCGTCTCTCCTTGCATTTTCCGGTTCCCGATGTTGACTGCCATCAGCTTCAACCACCAATCCAGCACCGGGAGCAAAGAAGTCCACGATATAGGGTCCAATCGGCTTTTGACGATAAAACTGCACACCAAGCAACTGTTTTCCTCGTAGATGTGACCATAATCGTTGCTCAGCCTCAGTCATATTTTTTCGAAGTTCACGGGAGGCATCCTTCAGTACTCGACCATATTCTCGCATGAACGGACCTCTTTCAAATCCCCCTAAATCCCCCTTTCTCAAAGGGGGACTTATTCTGTTCCCACCACTCAAAGGGGAACTTTTTATGTTTCAGGGATTATTTTTATCCCCCCTTTACGAAAGGGGGGTCAGGGGGGATTTAACACAAACAAGTCACGGGCTGCCTTCCGGCTCCTCCCCTTCTCCCCCACAACATGCGGCAGGCAAGACTCTTTCAGAGAACAATCCTTGCAACGCTTGTCGTTCACCGGCGGCGGAAGATGACAATTCGCGATCATCTCATGAGTGGCGGCGACGACCTCCTCCAGATGCGCCCGCATGGCATCGGTAAATACAATCTCTTTCCGCTCCCGCGAACCATGCCAGTAGAGTGCCCCTTTCTCCACATTTATGTTGAGCATCTCTTCCAGGCAGACCGCCTGGGCCAGGAGCTGCAACGCCTCATGATGTCCGGCGCGATGACGGCCCGACTTGTACTCCACCGGATAGGGAACGTCACCGTGGAACTCCACCAGATCGGCCTTGCCGACCAGCTTCAACCGGCAGCACCAGATGGGCAAGGCACGTTCATAGCGCACTCCAGCAATCTCGTGGGAGGATTCCGCGTCAACATTCTCATGTACGTCGCGGCCGCGCATGGTGTAGAGGTTCTCGTGAAAGGTCTGCTCCACATGGATCAGGGCGCACTGGCGCGGGCAGTAGCTGTAATGCTCCAGGGCGGAGATCATGATGGGGTCGGAGGGTTCAGGTATCATCGAAACAAAACTCCTTTGGGTTGAACTATTGCAAATTTTGCAACAGCTGAGTGCGGTTCAAATCCCTTCCTGCAACTACCAAATTGCGCAGACGGTATCTGCGTAATTGGCCAAGTCAGGTAAAACAAACGCATCTGTTCGACATTGCGTTTGGAAAACCCGCGTCCAAACCGGCTGGTCAAGTCATGGGCCAGCCGTTCAATATCTTTTCTCCATATGCTGCACGTTCGCGGCCACCCTGTTCGCTCTCGACTATCCGGCGTCCAATTTCCCAATAAGTGGCAGTCATGATGGAGTTCACCGCCCGCGAGGAGGCCCGGCGGGCCTCCTCCAAAAGGCTTACGACACCTGAGAGCATGGCTTCGTAGTCGGTTACGGGCGGGTGATGTGCGGATTTCTTTTTCTGCTGGTCATGAGAAGCTCCGGTGGCTAATTTCTTTAGTAACCGTCAATAATCTCCGGCCTGAGCCCACGCACTTCTTGCCGCACCCTGGATTTTGGTTGCTCGTAGGGGCGACACTGCCGTTGAAAGCCAATCACTGTCCGTCAGCGAACTAAACAAAGATTTCCCGCTGAAATCCATTATTAAAGGATACAGGTTCCTGTGAATTGATATCTGACTCAACAAAACCGACATCATCAATAAATTTTTGCACGACATCCTTGAAATCAGGAACGTCATCGTGAATGTAAGGGTTTGTGTCGCTCTTCCATGCTGCTTTGTCTGGCATTCCCTTATGGTGGCCGTCAATTGCAATTGATGCTTCATGTATTTTGAATTTACTCGCATATCCGGCTCCCCACGAAGCATGAGGCACACTGCCACGACGTCCGCCGTTTTCAAGATAGTTCTGAAATGCCTGTTGGTACTTGCCGAGGTCATGCAATAGACCCGTCATTTTGAAAATGGGTTTGTATTCCCGACGACAGGCAAATGATTCCACAAGATTAGCGGTTTCATGCAGATGCTTTGCTAGAAGGTGCTTATCTTTGTTATCGTTTTCCGAATGGGCATAATAATCCGTCATAATTCAGCCTCTTCATGCCACAACCCCGCAAACCGTCCATCCTCCGCCACATGCGCTATCGTTGCTTTAAAATCCATAGCCGTCCTTCTCCGCCTTCCCCAAATATCGGAAATAACTCTCCATCACCTCTCCCGTAGCCCGTTCTCCCACTCCAAAACAGAATATTCTTTGCAGTAAAAAATCAGACGATTGCAAAAAAGCGCCGCCACTTTATAGCGTCAAAACCAAACTTATTTCAAGAAGTTAATTGAAAACCGTTATAAAACAATCGACAACCTAACGCGGCATAGGTAACCTTTTACAAGACTTCCCGCCTCTAAAATCCCCACGCTGGCAGCCTACCACACTACTATGACATAATACGTCGCAAATACCGCAATCCATATTTTATCAATCATCCGGGCACAAACGTAGGGGCGCGGCAAGCTAAAACCGGGCGCGGCAAGCAGCGCCCCTACGGTTCGTTTGCCGGGTTTTCCTTGTCCATCGTCCATCTCAGCGGTTTAGGATTTAGATAGTTGAAGTGACAAGCTGTTTCCGATATGCTAGATTGTGTTCGCAATTATGTTGAACAAAAAGGGACAATGCGTATGCATACCAAAAAAGAAGTGTTGGCCGAAGCCCTGAATCTCCCGCCGATAGAGCGAGCCGAGCTGATCGAGGAGCTCCTCACCAGTTTCGAGTTCCCCGACCGCCGACGCCTCGACCGGCTCTGGGCTGAAGAAGCGGATGATCGCATAAAGGCATTTAAACAGGGTGAATTTGAAACGATCCCGATGGAAAAAGTCTTCGCCAAAATCAATCGGTGAACAAGTCAATGAAAATCAGGTTTTTCCCATCGGCTGAAGCTGAGCTTCAAGACGCCGTCAACTACTTCAACAGCCAATGCGAAGGCCTCGGATTCGAGTTCGCTGCGGAGATACAGCGAACGATCGAACGCATAATCAGCAATCCAGAAGCATGGACGAAGCTCTCCGTTTATTGCCACCGGTGCCGCACCAAACGTTTTCCCCATGCCGTGATTTACTACATCGAAAACAACCTGCTCTTCGTTGTCTCCATCATGCACATGAAACGCGAGCCAAACTCCTGGCGGACGTACTTGCCGCCTCACAAGCAATAAGCTTCTTCACAATAAGTCCCGTTTTCGCCGTCAACATCCAGACCTAAACTCGGCAGTTGGCCGTTGCTGGATAATTGAGGTTGAAGGTATCGAAGGGGGAAGGATATGGCCGAGATGACCGACAACACAGCAACTGCAAGCTTTTCTACCCTCGACGAGGGACCAATCCCGGAGGAACTCGCAGCCGCCCATAAGAAGATCGCCCTCGACACCATCATCCCGGTCATGATCGAGGCGATGCCGGATTACGTGCTGGTCCTCAACCGGCAGCGCCGGGTGCTGGCGGTCAACAGCCGCCTGCTGAAAGCCTTCGGCATAGCGGATGCCCGGATACTGATCGGGTTGCGGCCCGGCGAGGTCATGCACTGTATTCATGCCGATGAAAGCCCGGACGGCTGCGGCAGCGGCAAGCATTGCCGAAAATGCGCGGCGGTGATGGCCATTGTCGAAACCGAGCTGACCCATGGCCAGGTAACCAAAGAGTATCGAATCACCGTCGACAAGGGAGAATGGGGCGCACTCGACCTGGAGGTGTTGGTGACGCCGCTGGAAATTGCCGACATGCAGCTGAATCTGTTCGTCATGCGTGATATCAGCGCGGAAAAGCGGCGGAAAGTTTTGGAGCAGGTATTCTTTCACGACGTGATCAATACTGCCGGAGGCATACATGGACTGGCCGAGACGCTGGCTGAGGAAAACGCGCTCGATGCGGATGAGGAAAGGCACTACAAGCAGTGGATGGTTACCCTTTCAGGCAAGCTGGTTGACGAGATTCTCTATCAGCGGAACTTGCTGGCGGCGGAAAAAGGGGAATTCAAACCGAACCTGGGGATTGTCGAGGTGGGAGAGCTTTTGCGCGAAGAGCATGCGCTCTACGCCAAGCATGGGGTAGCTGCAGACAGAAACCTGGTCCTCGGCCCGGTAACCGAGTGCAAGATCATCAGTGATGGGGCAATCCTGCGGAAGATCCTCGGCAATCTCGTCAAAAACGCACTGGAAGCCACGCAAAAGGGGGGAACGGTGACTCTGTCCTGCGTTGAGGACGATGAATGGCTCACCTTCCACGTCAATAACCCCGGCGTGATGCCGGAGGATGTGCAGCTCCAGCTCTTCCAGCGTTCGTTCAGCACCAAGGCAGCCGAAGGGAGAGGCATCGGCACTTACAGCGTCAAGCTGTTCGGCGAGCGCTACCTGAAAGGAAAGGTGGCCTTCACGAGCCAAGAGCCCGATGGGACCACCTTCACTTTTTCCATGCCCAAGAGTACATAAAAAAAGGGCGCTGCACCAGCGCCCTCGAAATTTACCATCAACCATCAACCATCAACCATCAACCATCAACCATCAACCGCCGACCGCCTTTACCACCGACCGCCGACCATCGACCACCGACCGCCTTTTCAAGCGTACTTCACCAGATCCACCATATCCCGCACCGCCCTATCCAACCCAACCAGCACCGCCTTGGAAATGATGGAGTGGCCGATGTTGTACTCCTCGATGCCGCCTAAGGCCGCGACCTTCCTGATGTTGGCGTAGTTCAGCCCGTGACCGGCATTTATCCCCATGCCGAGCTTTCCGGCGAGCTTTATGGCGTTTTCGATCTTTGCCAGCTCCGCCTGTTCGCTCTTCCAGTCACGCGCTTCGGCGAAGGCGCCGGTATGGATCTCGATGTAGTCTGCACCCGTCTTGTCGGCCGCCTTGATCTGGTCGGGATCGGGATCGATGAAGAGGCTGACGATCAGGCCGCCGTCCTGCAGCCGCTGCACCGCTTCTTTTATGCTTTCCAGGTTGAGCCGCACGTCGAGTCCCCCCTCGGTGGTCAGCTCCTGCCGCTTCTCCGGCACCAACGTGCACATGTCGGGCTTGACGGATATGGCGATGTTGACCATCTCGTCGGTGGCGGCCATCTCCAGGTTGAGTCTCGTCTTCACGGTCTGGCGCAGAAGCTTCAGATCGCGGTCCTGGATATGCCTGCGGTCTTCACGCAGATGGATGGTGATGCCGTCGGCGCCGGCCAGCTCGGCTATGGCGGCCGCTGCTACCGGGTCGGGCTCGACGCCCCCCCTCGCCTGGCGGATGGTGGCGACGTGATCGATATTGACCCCCAGTTTAGCCATGTTCGCTTCCTCCGATGTTTTTCTCGACCAGCTCGGCAATCTCCTTGGCCCAGCCGGTAATCTGGTACTTGTCCTGACCTTCAAGCATGACGCGCAGGAGCGGCTCAGTGCCGGAGTAACGGATCAGGATACGCCCTTCGTCCTTCACCTTCGCTTCGATGTCTCCTATCAGACCCGCCACTTCCGGGATGGTCATGACGTCTCTCTTCTCGGTTACGCGGACGTTGACGAGCACCTGGGGGAGCGGAATCATGACCTCGGCCAGCTCGGAAAGGCGCTTGTTATGACGCTGCATGACGGCCAGCACCTGGAGGGCCGAAAGCACCCCGTCACCCGTGGTATTGTGGTCGAGGAAGATCATGTGGCCGGACTGCTCGCCACCCAGGTTGTATCCACCCTTCTGCATCTCTTCCACCACGTAGCGGTCGCCGACAGCGGTTTTTATCACCCTGCCCCCCGCTTTTTTTACGGCGATATCGAGCCCCATGTTGCTCATCACCGTGGCAACGAGGGTGTTCTCGCGCAGCTTGTTCTGCTTCAGCATGTCGGTGGCGCAGATGGCCATGATATGGTCGCCGTCCACCTCGTGGCCGAACTCGTCGACAAAGATCACCCGGTCGGCGTCGCCGTCCAGGGCTATCCCCAGGTCGGCCCGGTGCTCCTTGACCGCCTCGCTGATAATATTCGGATACAGGGAGCCGCAGCCGGCATTGATGTTGGTGCCGTTCGGCTTCACGCCGATGGCGATGACCTCCGCCCCAAGCTCCTCAAGCACTGCCGGGGCAACCTTGTAGGCGGCGCCGTTGGCGCAGTCCAGAACAATCTTGAGCCCGGACAGATCCAGGTCTTTGGGAAACGTGCTCTTCAGAAAGACGACGAATCTACCGACGGCGTCGTCGATCCGGTAGGCCTTACCCACTTCGGTGGCAATGGGGCGGAGGGAATCGATCTTGCCGGAAAAAATCAGCTCTTCGATGCGCAGTTCCATCTCGTCGGGAAGCTTGAAGCCGTCGCGGGAAAAGAACTTGATGCCGTTATCCTGAAAAGGGTTATGGGAAGCGGAGATGACCACCCCTGCGTCCGCGCGCATGGATGAGGTGATGTTGGCGATCCCCGGGGTCGGCAGCGGTCCCACCTGGAGCACGTCAACACCCATGGAGCAGATGCCGGCGACGAGGGCGTTTTCTATCATATAACCGGAAAGACGGGTGTCCTTGCCGATGACGATCCGGTGCCTGCGCTTGCCGTTCCTGAATATATAGGCGGCAGCCCGCCCTATCTGCATGGCCATCTCCGTGGTCATGGGATAAACGTTGGCCACCCCCCTGACGCCGTCGGTACCGAACAGTTTTTTCATTTTTGCACCTCCTGACCGGATGATCCGGCAATGCGTTTTTATTTGCCCTGTGGTCTTCCAGCCGCTGCCGTTTTCACCTCGACAATCGCCGGAGAGAGCCCCGTTACCCGCAGTTCACGATCAAGCCTGACAAACCTTTCCAGCCCGCCGAAAACGGTGCTCCCTTCCCTGGCGCTGCGCAGATCGAGCGTAATTTTCATTCGCTCCCTCTTGAGCTTGAGAAGGAGGATGCGCGGTCCGGCCACAGTCACCTCGACCTGGGCGGGAGGGTGATTGACGATGGCGAGATCCGTCGACAGGTTTCCATACTCCAGAGGAACGTTCAGCACAATCTGCCCATCCCTCTCCCCCGCGGTAAACAACCAGAGGAGCACTGCCACCAGAAGCGACAGCACCATGAGCCACTTTTCCTTCTCCAGGTTCTCGCGTATGCTCATGACAACCACCTGGCTTCGATAAGACGCTTCAAAACCTTGCGCAGGGTGGATGATTCAAGATCGTTGGTTTTTCGTCCGCCAAGCACGACCGATATGGCGCCTGTTTCTTCGGAAACTACGATGACCACTGCATCCACCAGCTCCGTCAACCCCAAGGCGGCCCTGTGCCGTGTGCCGAGGGCCTTGCTGATTTCCGGGTTCTGGGTCAGGGGGAGAAAGCAACCGGCCCGCGTCAGTTTTCCCTTCTGAATGATTACCGCCCCGTCGTGGATCGGCGAATACGGGAGAAATATTGAAGATATGAGCTCGCTGGTGACCTTGGCGTCAATATCGGTTCCCACCGCTATGAAACTGTCGACGGACATCCCCCGTTCAATGACGATAAGGGCGCCGATCCGCTTGCTTGCCAGCGTCTCCGCAGCAGTGGCAAGCTCCTCGATAATCGACTCGGCCTCTCCTGTTTCCCGTTGTTTACCGTGGCGGACCCGGTTCAGGGTCGCAAATGCCCGACGGATATCGGTCTGGAAAATGATGACGAGAACGATGCATGAGGAACTAAGTACGCTGTTTGAGATCAGACGCAGGGTTTGCAGGCCTGCAAGACGGGAAAACATGGAGCAGAGAAGCAACGAGGCGAGCACAAGCAGGATTCGAACCGCCAACGCTCCCTTTATGAGCAGGCTGAGTCGATAGATGATGACGGCTGCCAGTGCTATATCGAACAAATCCAGCAACAGGCCGTAATTTTGCGGAAAGTCTGTCATGATTATCGTGTGAGGGGTTACCGGTCCTGCCGCCGGCGGTAGCTCCGCTGAACAGTTCATTTCCCATGATCAAATCGATCAGGCTCCAGGCCTGCTGAGTGCCCTCGCCATGTCTGCGACATCACGCATTTCTTTTACATCATGCACCCGGAAAATTGAAGCGCCGTTGACAAGCGCAACGGCAACTACGGCTGCCGTACCGTAAAGCCTGTCATCCGACTCTCGTCCAAGGACCTTGCCGATGAAGGACTTTCGTGACGGTCCCACAAGAACCGGGCGGCCCAGCTCTGCGAACTCCGCCAGTCGCCGCACAATCTCCAGATTACCAGACACGCTCTTGCCGAAGCCGATACCGGGATCGACGGCGATCCGGTCGGCGGCTATCCCTGCCGATGCTGCCAGAGCCAGGGAACCTCGCAAGGATGCGGTAATTTCGGCAATTATATCGCCATAAGCCGTATTGGCCTGCATCTCCAGGGGATTGCCGCGGGTATGCATCACTACCAGACCGGAACCGGCGACTGCGACCACCTCCGCCATCCGGATGTCGAAGGAAAGGCCGCTGATGTCGTTGACGATCTCTGCACCCGCAGCAAGAGCGGCCCCGGCTACGGATGCCTTGTACGTATCGATGGAAATGGGAATTTTCAGCCGTCCGGCAAGGCCCTCGATGACGGGTATCACCCGCCTGAGTTCCTCTTGTTCGTCAACCGGCGCAGCGTTTGGACGGGTACTCTCGCCGCCGATGTCGATAATGTCAGCCCCTTCGGCCTCCATCTCCAGAGCACGGTCTACGGCCTTTTCACGGCTGAAAAAACTGTTGCCGTCGGAAAATGAATCTGGGGTGACATTGAGTATCCCCATGATGCACGGACGCCGGGACAAATCGAGGCTGCGACGGCCAATCGCCCAGGTTTCGGGGAAACGTACCATTATGCCGGAGCGACCTCGTCAGCAGAAGCAGTGGGCGTTACACTGGCTTCCACGTTGATAATCCGGTCGACCTCTTCGCCGCTCAGGTTTTCCTTTTCAATCAGTTCATGAGAAAGCCTGTGCAGCACATCGACATTATCCGTCAGAAGCCTGCGTACGCGGATGTAGTTTTCCTCGACGATCCGCTTGATCTCGGCGTCGATATCAACGGCTGTGGCCTCACTGTAGTTCTTGTGAGTGGACATCTCCCGGCCGAGGAAGATCTGCTCGTCCTTCTTGCCGAAACTTACCGGCCCCATCTTTTCACTCATCCCCCACTCGCAGACCATCTTGCGGGCGATCTCGGTGGCCCTTTCGATGTCGTTGCCGGCGCCGGTGGTCATGGAATTGAAGATGATCTCCTCTGCGGCACGACCGCCCATGAGAACGGCGATCCGGTCCAGGAGGGACTCGCGGGAGTAGCTGTGCTTGTCCTCGATGGGAAGCTGCATGGTGACGCCGAGAGCCCTGCCGCGAGGAATGATGGAGACCTTGTGGACCGGGTCGGTGCCGGGAATGAGCTTGGCGACGAGGGTATGTCCCGCCTCGTGATAGGCGGTATTCTTCTTCTCTTCATCCGAGATGACCATGCTGCGCCGCTCGACCCCCATCAGCACCTTGTCCTTGGCATCGTCGAAGTCCTGCATGTCCACGACGCTCTTGTCCTTGCGCGCCGCCAGAAGGGCCGCCTCGTTGACCACGTTGGAAAGGTCTGCGCCGGAGAAGCCGGGGGTGCCTCTGGCGATGACGGCAAGATCAATATTCGCCCCCAGCGGGGTTTTCTTGGTATGGACCTTGAGAATAGCCTCCCGTCCCTTGACGTCGGGACGCGGCACCACTACCTGACGGTCGAAACGACCGGGACGGAGAAGCGCCGGGTCAAGAACGTCGGGACGGTTGGTGGCGGCAATGAGAATTACTCCTTCGTTGGACTCGAAGCCGTCCATCTCCACGAGAAGCTGATTCAACGTCTGCTCGCGCTCGTCATGACCGCCGCCGAGCCCGGCGCCGCGGTGGCGGCCGACTGCATCGATCTCGTCGATGAAGATGATGCAGGGAGCGCTCTTTTTACCCTGGACGAAAAGGTCGCGCACGCGGCTGGCGCCGACGCCGACGAACATCTCGACAAAGTCGGAACCGGAGATGGAGAAGAACGGAACGCCCGCTTCTCCTGCAATGGCGCGCGCCAGGAGCGTTTTGCCCGTACCCGGAGGGCCCATGAGCAGAACCCCCTTGGGAATCCGTCCGCCCAGCTTGGTGAATTTTTTCGGTTCCTTGAGGAAGGAAATGATCTCTTCCAGTTCTTCCTTGGCCTCTTCAATCCCCGCCACATCTTCAAAGGTGATCTTTCCCTGGGTTTCGGTCAAAAGCTTGGCGCGGCTCTTGCCGAACGCCATCGCCTTGCCGCCCCCTCCCTGCATC
This genomic window contains:
- a CDS encoding CopG family ribbon-helix-helix protein, producing the protein MKSASVTVKLPEPVKTRLDRLAKATHRSRSSLVSAAVEEMLSVEEWQIQGIREALHEADSGNLIAHEEIKLEWETRRARQVDK
- a CDS encoding type II toxin-antitoxin system RelE/ParE family toxin; its protein translation is MHVKWTSKARRDLYSVDGYISQDNPTAAAETVLKIIAAVESLSQHAEMGRPGRVPDTRELVIPGLPFIVPYRISSSTIVILRVYHTSRKWPDQL
- a CDS encoding CRISPR-associated endonuclease Cas1 — protein: MTEPILPPLKPIPIKDRLSVLFVEKGNLDVLDGAFVVVDKTGVRTHVPVGGVACLMLEPGTRVSHNAVVLASRVGCLLVWIGEAGVRLYASGQPGGARVPHMRGDSPGFTPLFQRGLRNRQSQCLSRSRG
- a CDS encoding transposase, producing MTYNPDIHHRRSIRLREYDYSSNGAYFVTICAQGRECLFGDILDGEMRLNDAGRMVAEWWVKLPGKFPNVALDEYFVMPNHFQGIICIVGAGFPRPVFANDDVGAGSSRPVFANDDVGAGFPRPLSPENQNLGGETTENLGGRTPENLGGRTPENQGGRTPPLRKPTLGQIVGFFKYQTTKQINFMRDNPGVPVWQRNYFERVIRDEAELAGIREYIHFNPSKWTEDDEYPT
- the cas2 gene encoding CRISPR-associated endonuclease Cas2 codes for the protein MWIVVCYDVNTETPKGRKRLRRVAQVCKNYGQRVQKSVFECQVNEMKFEELRRKLLREIVKEEDNLRLYRLTEPRDDHVETYGLSRTIFFEEPLIV
- a CDS encoding endonuclease domain-containing protein, with translation MREYGRVLKDASRELRKNMTEAEQRLWSHLRGKQLLGVQFYRQKPIGPYIVDFFAPGAGLVVEADGSQHREPENARRDEERDRFLVGEELRVLRFDNYQILRDTDAVIQRIIDAIQEGLRNPP
- the cas4 gene encoding CRISPR-associated protein Cas4 encodes the protein MIPEPSDPIMISALEHYSYCPRQCALIHVEQTFHENLYTMRGRDVHENVDAESSHEIAGVRYERALPIWCCRLKLVGKADLVEFHGDVPYPVEYKSGRHRAGHHEALQLLAQAVCLEEMLNINVEKGALYWHGSRERKEIVFTDAMRAHLEEVVAATHEMIANCHLPPPVNDKRCKDCSLKESCLPHVVGEKGRSRKAARDLFVLNPP
- a CDS encoding CRISPR-associated endonuclease Cas3'', with product MTDYYAHSENDNKDKHLLAKHLHETANLVESFACRREYKPIFKMTGLLHDLGKYQQAFQNYLENGGRRGSVPHASWGAGYASKFKIHEASIAIDGHHKGMPDKAAWKSDTNPYIHDDVPDFKDVVQKFIDDVGFVESDINSQEPVSFNNGFQREIFV
- a CDS encoding addiction module protein — encoded protein: MHTKKEVLAEALNLPPIERAELIEELLTSFEFPDRRRLDRLWAEEADDRIKAFKQGEFETIPMEKVFAKINR
- a CDS encoding type II toxin-antitoxin system RelE/ParE family toxin; the protein is MKIRFFPSAEAELQDAVNYFNSQCEGLGFEFAAEIQRTIERIISNPEAWTKLSVYCHRCRTKRFPHAVIYYIENNLLFVVSIMHMKREPNSWRTYLPPHKQ
- a CDS encoding sensor histidine kinase, giving the protein MAEMTDNTATASFSTLDEGPIPEELAAAHKKIALDTIIPVMIEAMPDYVLVLNRQRRVLAVNSRLLKAFGIADARILIGLRPGEVMHCIHADESPDGCGSGKHCRKCAAVMAIVETELTHGQVTKEYRITVDKGEWGALDLEVLVTPLEIADMQLNLFVMRDISAEKRRKVLEQVFFHDVINTAGGIHGLAETLAEENALDADEERHYKQWMVTLSGKLVDEILYQRNLLAAEKGEFKPNLGIVEVGELLREEHALYAKHGVAADRNLVLGPVTECKIISDGAILRKILGNLVKNALEATQKGGTVTLSCVEDDEWLTFHVNNPGVMPEDVQLQLFQRSFSTKAAEGRGIGTYSVKLFGERYLKGKVAFTSQEPDGTTFTFSMPKST
- a CDS encoding pyridoxine 5'-phosphate synthase — translated: MAKLGVNIDHVATIRQARGGVEPDPVAAAAIAELAGADGITIHLREDRRHIQDRDLKLLRQTVKTRLNLEMAATDEMVNIAISVKPDMCTLVPEKRQELTTEGGLDVRLNLESIKEAVQRLQDGGLIVSLFIDPDPDQIKAADKTGADYIEIHTGAFAEARDWKSEQAELAKIENAIKLAGKLGMGINAGHGLNYANIRKVAALGGIEEYNIGHSIISKAVLVGLDRAVRDMVDLVKYA